One Camelus dromedarius isolate mCamDro1 chromosome 6, mCamDro1.pat, whole genome shotgun sequence genomic region harbors:
- the EPHA7 gene encoding ephrin type-A receptor 7 isoform X7 has translation MVFQTRHPSWIILCYIWLLRFAHTGEAQAAKEVLLLDSKAQQTELEWISSPPNGWEEISGLDENYTPIRTYQVCQVMEPNQNNWLRTNWISKGNAQRIFVELKFTLRDCNSLPGVLGTCKETFNLYYYETDYDTGRNIRENLYVKIDTIAADESFTQGDLGERKMKLNTEVREIGPLSKKGFYLAFQDVGACIALVSVKVYYKKCWSIIENLAIFPDTVTGSEFSSLVEVRGTCVSSAEEEAENSPRMHCSAEGEWLVPIGKCICKAGYQQKGDTCERTFITQFEGEKHTEALHFIY, from the exons ATGGTTTTTCAAACTCGGCACCCTTCATGGATTATTTTATGCTACATCTGGCTGCTCCGCTTTGCACACACCGGGGAGGCGCAGGCTGCAAAGGAAG TACTACTGCTGGATTCTAAAGCACAACAAACAGAGTTGGAATGGATTTCCTCTCCACCCAATGGG TGGGAAGAAATTAGTGGTTTGGATGAGAACTATACCCCGATACGAACATACCAGGTGTGCCAGGTCATGGAGCCCAACCAAAACAACTGGCTGCGGACTAACTGGATTTCGAAAGGCAATGCACAAAGGATTTTTGTAGAACTGAAATTCACCCTGAGGGATTGTAACAGCCTTCCTGGAGTCCTGGGAACTTGCAAGGAAACCTTTAATTTGTACTATTATGAAACAGACTACGACACGGGCAGGAATATAAGAGAAAATCTCTATGTTAAAATAGACACCATTGCTGCAGATGAAAGTTTTACCCAAGGTGACCTTGGTGAAAGAAAGATGAAGCTTAACACTGAGGTGAGAGAGATTGGACCTTTGTCCAAAAAGGGATTCTATCTTGCCTTTCAGGATGTAGGGGCTTGCATAGCTTTGGTATCTGTCAAAGTGTACTACAAGAAGTGCTGGTCCATTATTGAGAACTTAGCTATCTTTCCAGATACAGTGACTGGTTCAGAATTTTCCTCTTTAGTCGAGGTTCGAGGGACATGTGTCAGCAGTGCAGAGGAAGAGGCGGAAAACTCCCCCAGGATGCACTGCAGCGCGGAAGGAGAATGGTTAGTGCCCATTGGAAAGTGTATCTGCAAAGCAGGCTACCAGCAAAAAGGGG